Genomic DNA from Spiroplasma alleghenense:
TAACAAAAAGATTTCAAAAGCGATTTTTATTGGAGGACAAGATAGCCAAAAGCAGCAAGAACAACTGCATAAACAGCAACCAATGCTTGTTGTGGGAACACCATCGCGTTTAAAAGAACTCTATGAGACAGGGGCTTTAAAAATAACTACAACAACTTTTGTTGTAATCGATGAATTTGATATGATTTTTGATCTTGGATTTATTGATGAGATCGATTTTTTGCTTTCCAAAATGAAAGAGTCTGTTAATATATCTTTATTTTCAGCAACTTTACCAAATGAATTAAAACCTTTTTTAGTTAAATATTTAAATAACGCTCTATTCATTGATGATTCTAAAAATAAGCCATCAAATAAGAATGTGGAGCATGCCTTAATATGAACAAAAAACCGCGAAAATCAGTCAGTATTTAATAATTTAATAAACTCTATAAATCCTTATATAGTAATTATCTTTGTTAATCGTAAAGATCAAGTTAATATGGTCAATGGTTGATTAAAGGATTTGGGAATAAATAATGTTGGTGAACTACACGCTGGACTAGACCCCAGAATCAGAGCAAGCATGCAAAAAAGAGTTCAAAATAATGAATTTAAATATATTATCGCAACCGATATGGCAGCAAGAGGTTTGGATATCAATGGAGTGAGTCATATTATTTCAATAGACTTGCCAAATGATTTATCATACTACATTCATAGAAGTGGTCGAACTGGTAGAAATAATTTTACAGGTCAATCATTTGTGCTTCACAATTCAGACAATCAAAGTTCAATTGAACAATTGCAAAAAAATGGGGTTGAGTTTAAAAACT
This window encodes:
- a CDS encoding DEAD/DEAH box helicase; translated protein: MSFESFGFKKFINDALNEIGFKEPTSIQSLVIPKIKKHANIVAQAHTGTGKTHAFLLPILNNIDINEEKTQAVIITPTRELARQIFQNASEIINFNKKISKAIFIGGQDSQKQQEQLHKQQPMLVVGTPSRLKELYETGALKITTTTFVVIDEFDMIFDLGFIDEIDFLLSKMKESVNISLFSATLPNELKPFLVKYLNNALFIDDSKNKPSNKNVEHALIWTKNRENQSVFNNLINSINPYIVIIFVNRKDQVNMVNGWLKDLGINNVGELHAGLDPRIRASMQKRVQNNEFKYIIATDMAARGLDINGVSHIISIDLPNDLSYYIHRSGRTGRNNFTGQSFVLHNSDNQSSIEQLQKNGVEFKNFKLIENNLVEISPKAKKPKYYNPLSPGEVASKKVVAKYKNEKVKPNYKKKRKAELLEIKRKIRREHIKENISKIKKEKYQKRRQDIFEN